One window from the genome of Deinococcus sp. NW-56 encodes:
- a CDS encoding DUF5693 family protein codes for MTDPAPTPPPPVRSDLTPPPAPGGALAPATPLPPASRHRLTWPLLGVILLSLIPALLLAWDRVGYEQREKTVALVMDYPALAVQAQRVGLTPQALLDRYKALGVNGVAVYEDVIGNREQRGELYVRRGADLAAENPGEGVNPQWVYMRELEPGALDGLPERYTIPTREVQIAGQTWLEWPTDPSFLPAGPNSELIADLGRQGLVTVYRPYDDVAVKAPGADWPDVPYVAFTGDEVIGARTPERLEQIDRAMGSRLPALVEGSDQRGLDTLIEDRGAVRTFTMNPSWQNRLNPEEVASKYNLAARERGHRLLYLRPYPTVNETEALLRRTSELLDRSGLTVGTPEVRPYAPNDTLRWLSLLGPLAAALLLALSFPLPRLGLLVMAGVTLLAFALNSLDGFQPFAGAALLAAVTFPALGLVLRRSRVTDWFLATGLSLVGVLFVSALGASRESVLGLEPFRGGGLTLLVPLVLVALSFLPKQDLRQTARDLYNAPIRLGDIAVMGLGLAVFALVFLRRGNVSAVGVSDVEAQLRQGVQDSIVRPRFKELAGHPLALVGLSGALPGYFSPLLILGGVVGQASILNTFSHFHTPLLISAARCFIGLGVGLLLGLIAIPVVKYLLRLWQTWGARGASRQSPATSGESRA; via the coding sequence GTGACCGATCCCGCCCCGACCCCGCCGCCCCCCGTCCGCTCCGACCTCACGCCGCCGCCCGCACCGGGGGGAGCCCTGGCTCCGGCCACGCCGCTGCCGCCCGCGAGCCGTCACCGCCTCACCTGGCCGCTGCTGGGGGTGATCCTGCTCTCGCTGATTCCGGCGCTGCTGCTGGCCTGGGACCGAGTGGGGTACGAGCAGCGGGAAAAGACGGTCGCGCTGGTCATGGACTACCCCGCGCTGGCGGTGCAGGCGCAGCGGGTGGGCCTGACCCCGCAGGCGCTGCTGGACCGTTACAAGGCGCTGGGAGTCAACGGGGTCGCCGTCTACGAGGACGTGATCGGCAACCGCGAGCAGCGCGGCGAGCTGTACGTGCGCCGGGGCGCCGACCTCGCCGCCGAGAATCCCGGCGAGGGCGTCAACCCGCAGTGGGTGTATATGCGGGAGCTGGAGCCGGGGGCGCTCGACGGGCTGCCGGAGCGCTACACCATCCCCACGCGGGAGGTGCAGATTGCCGGGCAGACGTGGCTGGAGTGGCCCACCGACCCCTCCTTCCTGCCCGCCGGGCCGAACAGCGAACTGATCGCGGACCTGGGGCGACAGGGCCTCGTGACCGTCTACCGCCCCTACGACGACGTGGCGGTCAAGGCCCCCGGCGCGGACTGGCCGGACGTGCCCTACGTCGCCTTCACCGGGGACGAGGTGATCGGGGCGCGGACGCCCGAGCGGCTGGAGCAGATTGACCGGGCGATGGGGAGCCGCCTGCCCGCCCTAGTGGAGGGCTCGGACCAGCGCGGCCTCGACACCCTGATCGAGGACCGGGGCGCGGTGCGGACCTTCACCATGAATCCGTCGTGGCAAAACCGCCTGAACCCGGAGGAGGTCGCCAGCAAATATAACCTCGCCGCCCGCGAGCGCGGCCACCGGTTGCTGTACCTGCGGCCCTACCCCACCGTGAACGAGACCGAAGCCCTGCTGCGCCGCACCTCTGAGTTGCTGGACCGCTCAGGTCTGACGGTGGGCACGCCCGAGGTGCGCCCCTACGCGCCGAACGACACGCTGCGCTGGCTGAGCCTGCTGGGGCCGCTCGCCGCCGCCCTGCTGCTCGCGCTGAGCTTCCCGCTGCCCCGGCTGGGACTGCTGGTGATGGCGGGGGTGACCCTGCTGGCCTTTGCGCTGAACAGTCTGGACGGGTTCCAGCCCTTCGCGGGCGCGGCGCTGCTCGCCGCCGTGACCTTCCCGGCGTTGGGGCTGGTGCTGCGGCGATCCAGGGTCACCGACTGGTTCCTGGCGACGGGCCTGTCGCTCGTCGGCGTGCTGTTCGTCTCGGCGCTGGGGGCCAGCCGGGAAAGCGTGCTGGGCCTGGAACCCTTCCGGGGGGGGGGCCTGACCCTGCTGGTGCCGCTGGTGCTGGTGGCGCTGAGCTTCCTGCCCAAACAGGACCTGCGCCAGACCGCGCGGGACCTCTACAACGCGCCCATCCGGCTGGGGGACATCGCCGTGATGGGGCTGGGGCTGGCGGTCTTCGCGCTGGTGTTCCTGCGCCGGGGCAATGTCAGCGCGGTGGGCGTCAGCGACGTGGAGGCCCAACTGCGGCAGGGGGTGCAGGATTCCATCGTGCGGCCCCGCTTCAAGGAACTCGCCGGGCACCCGCTCGCCCTCGTGGGCCTGAGCGGCGCGTTGCCGGGCTACTTCAGCCCGCTGCTGATTCTGGGCGGCGTGGTGGGGCAGGCCAGCATCCTGAACACCTTCTCGCACTTTCACACGCCGCTGCTGATCAGCGCCGCCCGCTGCTTTATCGGGCTGGGGGTGGGGCTGCTGCTGGGCCTCATCGCCATTCCGGTCGTGAAGTACCTGCTGCGGCTGTGGCAGACCTGGGGCGCGAGAGGGGCCAGCCGCCAGTCGCCAGCAACCAGCGGGGAGAGCCGGGCGTGA
- the folE gene encoding GTP cyclohydrolase I FolE: protein MTIPPTISAADERLEVPGLRDLTHDWLSAIGEDPEREGLHKTPQRVAKAWAFLTAGYGRTLADAAGDAVFAAEGSEMVIVKDIEFYSMCEHHMLPFYGRAHVAYIPDGQILGLSKVARIVDLYARRLQVQERLTTQIADALGELLAPRGVAVLLEGVHLCMAMRGVQKQNSSTTTSAMRGLFKDDARTRAEFMSAVQTTLRGR, encoded by the coding sequence TTGACCATTCCACCCACCATCAGCGCCGCCGACGAGCGGCTGGAAGTGCCGGGCCTGCGGGACCTCACCCACGATTGGCTCTCGGCCATCGGCGAAGACCCGGAGCGCGAGGGCCTGCACAAGACCCCCCAGCGCGTCGCCAAAGCCTGGGCCTTCCTGACCGCCGGGTACGGCCGCACCCTGGCCGATGCCGCCGGGGACGCCGTGTTCGCCGCCGAGGGCAGCGAGATGGTGATCGTGAAGGACATCGAGTTCTATTCGATGTGCGAGCACCATATGCTGCCCTTTTACGGCCGGGCGCACGTCGCCTATATCCCCGACGGGCAGATTCTGGGCCTGAGCAAGGTCGCCCGCATCGTGGACCTGTATGCCCGGCGCCTGCAGGTGCAAGAACGCCTGACCACCCAGATCGCCGACGCGCTGGGGGAATTGCTCGCTCCGCGCGGTGTGGCGGTGCTGCTCGAGGGCGTGCACCTGTGCATGGCGATGCGCGGGGTGCAAAAGCAGAACTCCTCCACCACCACGAGCGCCATGCGGGGACTGTTCAAGGACGATGCCCGCACCCGTGCCGAATTCATGAGCGCGGTGCAGACCACCCTGCGGGGCCGCTGA
- a CDS encoding E3 binding domain-containing protein, with protein sequence MERIAPLAKILAEANGIDWQHLDGSGDGGLIVEQDILNYLTRIMSGEEEPPATPVDAPPPEWTGTELPPGGGLLAPGMPSMDMLSSAGVDSDLAALVGQPAPVPSMPAPEASLPEVSLEDEAMEFELEDEPEIVAPAPEPAPFAAASEPVEVPVTPTLPMPSFSEPVPSEPVTPEPAVPAAAAAATGGVMGGLGGLLSRLYQKPGQDAAPASSAQPEPQPTAPAFTPAPASPFSAPVAEPTPVVPTFTPAPQPEPTPEPEVIPAPLPEVAAPEVVEEVAAEPAPMPAAPVQPEPTEVEPVAQPAPAEVQPEIQSVAAPIPAAPVREAVWFGPYLRRDGNVAPTLELCRQLAGALGQDVPLALLVARAAQRHAETLELGTVGVYRVGGEQARPVQSGSLREALAALDGDFAGTPDLLVTDAGALGLDELHLPHALTLSVGRVQGGRAALTLNGPVDPAQGARFLASVAATLEEPIILVI encoded by the coding sequence ATGGAACGGATTGCTCCGCTCGCCAAGATTCTGGCGGAAGCGAACGGCATCGACTGGCAGCATCTCGACGGCAGCGGCGACGGCGGCCTGATCGTCGAGCAGGACATCCTGAATTACCTCACCCGCATCATGAGCGGGGAGGAGGAGCCGCCCGCCACGCCCGTCGACGCCCCCCCGCCCGAGTGGACGGGCACCGAACTGCCCCCCGGCGGCGGCCTGCTCGCTCCCGGCATGCCCAGCATGGACATGCTCAGCAGCGCGGGCGTGGACTCGGACCTCGCCGCGCTCGTGGGCCAGCCCGCACCCGTGCCCTCCATGCCTGCCCCCGAGGCGAGCCTGCCTGAGGTCAGCCTGGAAGACGAGGCGATGGAGTTCGAGCTGGAGGACGAGCCGGAGATCGTGGCCCCCGCGCCCGAGCCTGCCCCTTTCGCGGCGGCGAGCGAGCCCGTGGAGGTGCCCGTCACCCCCACCCTCCCCATGCCGAGCTTCAGCGAACCCGTGCCCAGCGAACCTGTCACCCCGGAACCCGCCGTTCCCGCTGCGGCGGCCGCCGCGACCGGCGGCGTCATGGGCGGTCTGGGCGGCTTGCTCTCGCGCCTGTACCAGAAGCCCGGCCAGGACGCGGCTCCCGCGTCCTCCGCGCAGCCCGAGCCCCAGCCGACGGCCCCCGCCTTCACGCCCGCGCCCGCCTCGCCCTTCTCCGCGCCCGTGGCCGAGCCGACCCCGGTGGTGCCCACCTTCACCCCGGCGCCCCAGCCCGAGCCCACCCCGGAGCCCGAGGTCATTCCCGCCCCCCTGCCGGAAGTGGCCGCTCCCGAGGTGGTCGAGGAGGTGGCCGCCGAGCCCGCCCCCATGCCCGCGGCGCCCGTGCAGCCCGAGCCGACTGAGGTCGAGCCCGTCGCGCAGCCCGCGCCCGCCGAGGTTCAGCCCGAGATTCAGTCCGTGGCCGCTCCCATCCCCGCCGCGCCCGTGCGCGAGGCGGTGTGGTTCGGTCCCTACCTGCGTCGGGACGGCAACGTGGCCCCCACCCTGGAGCTGTGCCGTCAGCTTGCCGGAGCGCTGGGGCAGGATGTGCCGCTCGCGCTGCTGGTCGCCCGTGCCGCGCAGCGCCACGCCGAGACGCTGGAACTGGGCACCGTCGGCGTCTACCGGGTGGGCGGCGAACAGGCCCGCCCCGTGCAGTCGGGCAGCCTGCGCGAGGCCCTCGCCGCGCTTGACGGTGATTTCGCCGGAACGCCCGACCTCCTCGTCACCGACGCCGGGGCGCTGGGGCTCGACGAACTGCACCTGCCGCATGCCCTGACCCTCAGCGTGGGCCGCGTGCAAGGGGGCCGCGCCGCCCTGACCCTCAACGGCCCGGTGGACCCCGCCCAGGGCGCCCGCTTCCTGGCGAGCGTGGCGGCGACCCTCGAAGAGCCGATCATCCTGGTGATCTGA
- a CDS encoding adenylosuccinate synthase, with translation MPGIAIIGAQWGDEGKGKITDFLAPGARYVVRYQGGANAGHTVTAKGQTFKLNLLPSGVLHEGVVSVLGDGMVIDPEKFLAERQSLLAGGLSPELRISDRAHLVLPHHKYVDGRKDFVGTTGRGIGPAYADRARRVGVRFGDLADEGTLRERIARLLEAKPNSTRDAGWATVEDALGYLLPIRDALLPFVHDTGSDLRRAIAGGENVLFEGAQATLLDLNYGTYPFVTSSHPTVGGILVGAGVNHRAIGQVYGVAKAFNTRVGHGPFPTEVFGEMERRLRGDGSQPWDEFGTTTGRARRVGWLDLELLRYAAEVNGFDGLVINKMDILAGLETVKVCVAYGPGGQPVYRELPGWATTEGATSRDTLPKEAQAYLDLIEETVGVPVVIFSCGPAREQTYGAVSWG, from the coding sequence ATGCCGGGAATCGCCATCATCGGGGCGCAGTGGGGAGACGAGGGCAAGGGCAAGATCACCGATTTTCTGGCGCCGGGCGCCCGCTACGTGGTGCGCTATCAGGGCGGCGCCAACGCGGGGCACACCGTCACGGCGAAGGGCCAGACCTTCAAGCTGAACCTGCTGCCCAGCGGGGTGCTGCACGAGGGTGTGGTCAGCGTGCTGGGCGACGGGATGGTCATTGACCCCGAGAAGTTCCTCGCCGAGCGCCAGAGCCTGCTCGCGGGCGGCCTCTCGCCCGAGCTGCGGATCAGCGACCGCGCCCACCTCGTGCTGCCGCACCACAAGTACGTGGACGGCCGCAAGGATTTCGTGGGGACCACCGGGCGCGGCATTGGCCCCGCCTACGCGGACCGGGCGCGGCGGGTGGGAGTGCGCTTCGGGGACCTCGCCGACGAGGGCACGCTCCGCGAGCGCATCGCCCGGCTGCTGGAGGCCAAGCCCAACTCCACCCGTGACGCGGGCTGGGCCACCGTGGAGGACGCGCTGGGCTACCTGCTCCCCATCCGCGACGCCCTGCTGCCCTTCGTCCACGACACCGGCTCGGACCTGCGCCGGGCGATCGCGGGCGGCGAGAACGTGCTGTTCGAGGGCGCCCAGGCCACCCTGCTCGACCTGAACTACGGCACCTACCCCTTTGTCACGAGCAGCCACCCCACCGTGGGCGGCATCCTGGTGGGGGCGGGGGTCAACCACCGGGCCATCGGGCAGGTGTACGGGGTTGCCAAGGCCTTCAACACCCGCGTGGGCCACGGCCCCTTTCCCACCGAGGTCTTCGGGGAGATGGAGCGGCGGCTGCGCGGCGACGGCTCGCAGCCCTGGGACGAGTTCGGCACCACGACCGGCCGCGCCCGCCGGGTGGGCTGGCTGGACCTCGAACTGCTGCGCTACGCCGCCGAGGTCAACGGCTTCGACGGCCTCGTGATCAACAAGATGGACATCCTCGCGGGGCTGGAGACGGTCAAGGTCTGCGTGGCCTACGGCCCTGGGGGCCAGCCCGTCTACCGCGAGCTGCCCGGCTGGGCCACCACCGAGGGGGCCACGAGCCGCGACACACTGCCGAAAGAGGCCCAGGCCTACCTCGACCTCATCGAGGAGACGGTGGGCGTGCCCGTCGTGATCTTCTCGTGCGGCCCGGCCCGCGAGCAGACCTACGGGGCCGTGAGCTGGGGCTGA
- a CDS encoding Glu/Leu/Phe/Val dehydrogenase dimerization domain-containing protein, with translation MQIFDEMQARGHEALTLLHHAPSGLKAALAVHSTVLGPAIAGVRLRPLDETEALRGALALSESLTLKAALAGLNYGGGACVLMLPEQGVDDPHAREALFRALGRQVRPLESRVVLTEDIGVTPTDIAFVAQETPATLGVNTDTSSVTGYGVYRGMKAAARHALGSESMRGVRVAILGVGAVGRTLAAHLHREGARLTLADTRPERAQALAEDLDGVTVVSSHELFDVPCDIFSPCGYGHSIRSADVPRLQCRLIAGGEHHPLSRQGEAAVREAGIVYMPDFAINAAGLIAAATTLTPEQAAERVYATVSRITAAAEQYGKPPHVVARRMAERRIDLIGSLGAGAGAGTYGRSA, from the coding sequence ATGCAGATATTTGACGAGATGCAGGCGCGGGGCCACGAGGCGCTGACGCTGCTTCACCATGCGCCCAGCGGGCTGAAAGCGGCGCTGGCGGTTCATTCCACGGTGCTGGGTCCGGCCATCGCCGGGGTGCGGCTGCGGCCCCTCGACGAGACCGAGGCGCTGCGTGGGGCGCTGGCCCTCTCCGAGAGCCTGACCCTCAAGGCGGCGCTCGCGGGGCTGAACTACGGCGGCGGCGCGTGCGTGCTGATGCTGCCCGAGCAGGGGGTGGACGACCCGCACGCCCGCGAGGCGCTGTTCCGGGCGCTGGGGCGGCAGGTGCGCCCGCTGGAGTCGCGGGTGGTGCTCACGGAAGACATCGGCGTGACGCCCACCGACATCGCCTTTGTCGCGCAGGAGACGCCCGCCACCCTGGGCGTGAACACCGACACCAGCAGCGTGACGGGCTACGGCGTCTACCGGGGCATGAAGGCCGCCGCCCGGCACGCCCTGGGGTCCGAGAGCATGCGCGGGGTGCGGGTGGCAATCCTGGGGGTGGGCGCGGTGGGCCGCACGCTCGCCGCGCACCTTCACCGCGAGGGCGCCCGCCTGACCCTGGCCGACACCCGCCCCGAACGCGCCCAGGCGCTCGCCGAGGACCTCGACGGGGTGACGGTGGTGTCCTCCCACGAGCTGTTCGACGTGCCCTGCGACATCTTCTCGCCGTGCGGCTACGGGCACTCCATCCGCAGCGCAGACGTGCCCCGCTTGCAGTGCCGCCTGATCGCGGGCGGCGAACACCATCCCCTCTCCCGGCAGGGCGAGGCCGCCGTGCGGGAAGCCGGAATCGTGTATATGCCCGACTTTGCCATCAATGCGGCCGGACTGATCGCCGCCGCGACCACCCTCACCCCAGAGCAGGCCGCCGAGCGGGTGTACGCCACCGTCTCGCGCATCACCGCCGCCGCCGAGCAGTACGGCAAGCCCCCCCACGTGGTCGCCCGCCGCATGGCCGAGCGCCGCATCGACCTGATCGGCAGCCTGGGCGCGGGGGCCGGGGCGGGGACGTACGGGAGGAGCGCGTGA
- the csaB gene encoding polysaccharide pyruvyl transferase CsaB, protein MRVAVSGYYGFGNTGDEAIALAITRELKAAGHTPLLLSNTPSETAQTYGSESAPRMQPWGLVGALARSQVLLSGGGGLLQDKTSGRTLTYYLGVIRLARALGKRVVVFNQSVGPLSEEGGRKVASALRGVPLIVRDRGSLETLRGLGLEGRLGGDPALLLAPTPGLTPDPAHVIVAPRGDVTAAAPALAETVRRLRAEGRRVTALSFMPGHDDAAAQALGADHVLSTRDPQEALDAIAGAGFVIGVRLHAVILAAAAGVPFAGVAYDPKVAGFCADAGAPAHPVTPDPDALTAQALARTAPDWGGVAGMKERARDSFGWALGG, encoded by the coding sequence GTGAGGGTTGCCGTCAGCGGGTACTACGGCTTCGGGAACACCGGGGACGAGGCCATCGCCCTGGCGATCACGCGGGAGCTGAAGGCCGCCGGACACACGCCGCTGCTGCTGTCGAACACGCCCAGCGAGACGGCGCAGACCTACGGGAGCGAGAGTGCCCCCCGGATGCAGCCGTGGGGGTTGGTGGGTGCTCTGGCCCGCTCCCAGGTGCTGCTCTCGGGGGGCGGCGGGCTGCTGCAAGACAAGACGAGTGGGCGCACGCTGACCTATTACCTCGGCGTGATCCGGCTGGCGCGGGCGCTGGGCAAGCGTGTGGTGGTGTTCAACCAGAGCGTCGGCCCGCTGAGCGAGGAGGGGGGGCGCAAGGTGGCCTCGGCGCTGAGGGGCGTACCCCTGATCGTGCGCGACCGGGGCAGTCTGGAGACGCTGCGGGGGCTGGGGCTGGAGGGACGGCTGGGCGGGGACCCGGCACTGCTGCTCGCGCCCACGCCGGGCCTGACCCCCGACCCCGCCCACGTGATCGTGGCCCCGCGCGGGGACGTGACGGCGGCGGCCCCGGCGCTGGCCGAGACGGTGCGGCGGCTGCGGGCGGAGGGGCGCCGCGTGACCGCCCTGAGCTTCATGCCGGGCCACGACGACGCGGCGGCGCAGGCCCTCGGTGCCGACCACGTCCTGAGCACCCGCGACCCGCAGGAGGCGCTGGACGCCATCGCGGGGGCCGGATTCGTGATCGGGGTGCGGCTGCACGCGGTCATCCTGGCCGCCGCCGCCGGGGTGCCCTTCGCGGGCGTGGCCTACGACCCCAAGGTCGCGGGCTTCTGCGCGGACGCGGGGGCGCCTGCCCACCCGGTCACCCCCGACCCGGACGCCTTGACCGCTCAGGCCCTGGCCCGCACCGCTCCCGACTGGGGCGGGGTGGCGGGGATGAAGGAACGGGCGCGGGACAGCTTCGGGTGGGCGCTGGGCGGCTGA
- a CDS encoding HD domain-containing phosphohydrolase — protein sequence MTSLLLNFCLLIACAFAVSLTYRDWPVRRRGTEHVLRLGLAAAATWLLAVSSMEVGIFRIDLRYVPVVLVTLSYGPGLGALVAAPMLVWRLLFDGDAGVAPAVWLHFLSVLGLGTLLRPWAGRLLGDLRARDLWLTPLPFLGVGWGLLLSPEGRELFWSAYPLRLLLSAAGLTAALFILQSRLRLLRLAHTLRTQAHTDPLTGLPNRRQFDRDLAALGTGGHLALLDLDHFKAVNDRHGHSGGDRVLRQVGGRLRDPGPGGVRAYRVGGEEFALLAEAPDQGRLLAWVAALRGELRQGNLPWGVLTLSAGLATRRPAEAEGELLRRADEALYLAKTNGRDRLVVWTPHPPRSAQAGAESPEAPLRLQPRHSVWQGLRTTVALLAGRRTLSDDDWGRMLSLAVTAVDGAGCGTLDIREGRDFRVVAVHGYDAALVGLTLSEESQQRWYGGSLAAWRAGEARVVSGEALAQAYAGSDAELASPAARLLSEVGRRQEVQASLCLPVVLEGEVVAHLNLDALAPQGEFGPQAAEDAGLFVQQIAALLHLQERWNELTRLVELHSSLGAAPGGTSLEDHLTCAAQDLLRAKHALLLRHDAPTDTLRSTGAERHEPPLGPVVLARGEGLAWAALAGRRVLRVPDVQQDSRVYRREQLGRGAMMSVPLLSSHDEPLGALVLTRESERPFGEADEHLALLLGSLAARMLERDAHLGDLRATLDAALETLGVAVELRDFETQGHTERVTHLALTFGAALGLSPERLLGLRQGAALHDIGKLGVPDAVLLKPGRLTPEERLLIETHAPRGAELAARIPFLHPEAHGVVRSHHERWDGTGYPDGLCGEGVPLLARIFALCDVYDALTSDRPYRAALPPEEALAILEAGRGTQFDPALTDRFVALQRAGRFGPPWTAPLHAPRHEAPPPPRLPQRPAAGED from the coding sequence ATGACGTCCCTGCTCCTCAACTTCTGCCTGCTGATCGCCTGCGCTTTTGCGGTCAGCCTGACCTACCGGGACTGGCCGGTGCGGCGCCGGGGCACCGAACACGTGCTGCGGCTGGGTCTGGCAGCAGCGGCGACCTGGCTGCTGGCCGTGTCCAGCATGGAAGTGGGGATCTTCCGGATCGACCTGCGGTACGTGCCGGTGGTGCTCGTTACCCTGAGCTACGGGCCGGGGCTGGGGGCGCTGGTTGCCGCGCCCATGCTGGTGTGGCGGCTGTTGTTCGACGGGGACGCCGGGGTGGCGCCGGCGGTCTGGCTGCATTTCCTGAGCGTGCTGGGGCTGGGGACCCTGCTGCGTCCCTGGGCGGGCAGGCTGCTGGGGGACCTGCGGGCGCGGGACCTGTGGCTGACCCCGCTGCCCTTTTTGGGGGTGGGCTGGGGTCTGCTGCTCTCGCCCGAGGGCCGCGAGCTGTTCTGGAGCGCCTACCCACTGCGGCTGCTGCTGAGCGCGGCGGGCCTGACGGCGGCCCTGTTCATCCTGCAGTCGCGGCTGCGGCTGCTGCGGCTGGCGCACACCCTGCGGACCCAGGCCCACACCGACCCCTTGACCGGACTCCCCAACCGCCGACAGTTCGACCGCGACCTCGCGGCGCTGGGCACCGGGGGGCACCTCGCCCTGCTGGACCTCGACCATTTCAAGGCGGTCAACGACCGTCACGGCCACAGCGGCGGGGACCGGGTGCTGAGGCAGGTGGGGGGACGGCTGCGGGATCCGGGGCCGGGCGGAGTGCGGGCCTACCGGGTGGGCGGCGAGGAGTTCGCCCTGCTGGCGGAGGCCCCGGACCAGGGGCGGCTGCTGGCCTGGGTGGCGGCCCTGCGTGGGGAACTGCGGCAGGGGAACCTGCCCTGGGGGGTGCTGACCCTCTCGGCGGGGCTGGCGACCCGGCGTCCCGCCGAGGCCGAGGGCGAGCTGCTGCGCCGCGCCGACGAGGCGCTCTACCTCGCCAAGACGAACGGCCGCGACCGGCTGGTGGTCTGGACCCCGCACCCGCCCCGGTCGGCCCAGGCGGGCGCCGAGTCCCCCGAGGCCCCGCTGCGGCTCCAGCCGCGCCACTCGGTGTGGCAGGGCCTGCGGACCACGGTGGCGCTGCTCGCGGGGCGCCGCACCCTCAGCGACGACGACTGGGGCCGGATGCTGAGCCTCGCCGTGACTGCCGTGGACGGAGCAGGCTGCGGCACCCTGGACATCCGCGAGGGCCGGGACTTCCGGGTGGTCGCCGTGCACGGCTATGACGCCGCCCTGGTGGGCCTGACCCTGAGCGAGGAGTCGCAGCAGCGCTGGTACGGCGGCTCCCTCGCCGCGTGGCGGGCCGGGGAAGCCCGCGTGGTCAGCGGCGAGGCGCTCGCGCAGGCCTACGCCGGGTCGGACGCCGAACTCGCCTCGCCCGCAGCCCGGCTGCTCAGCGAGGTGGGCCGCCGTCAGGAGGTGCAGGCCAGCCTGTGCCTCCCGGTGGTGCTGGAGGGCGAGGTCGTCGCGCACCTGAACCTCGACGCGCTCGCGCCGCAGGGAGAGTTCGGGCCGCAGGCGGCCGAGGACGCGGGCCTCTTCGTCCAGCAGATCGCCGCGCTGCTGCACCTGCAGGAGCGCTGGAACGAGCTGACCCGGCTGGTCGAGCTGCATTCCTCGCTGGGGGCAGCTCCCGGGGGCACCTCGCTGGAAGACCACCTGACCTGCGCGGCGCAGGACCTCCTGCGGGCCAAGCACGCCCTGCTGCTGCGCCACGACGCCCCCACCGACACCCTGCGCTCGACGGGCGCCGAACGACACGAGCCGCCGCTGGGGCCGGTCGTGCTGGCCCGTGGAGAGGGCCTGGCCTGGGCCGCGCTCGCGGGCCGCCGGGTGCTGCGGGTGCCTGACGTGCAGCAGGATTCGCGGGTCTACCGCCGCGAGCAACTCGGCCGGGGCGCGATGATGTCGGTCCCGCTGCTGAGCAGCCACGACGAGCCGCTGGGTGCCCTGGTCCTGACCCGCGAGTCCGAGCGACCCTTCGGGGAGGCCGACGAACACCTCGCCCTGCTGCTGGGCAGCCTGGCCGCCCGGATGCTGGAGCGCGACGCGCACCTCGGGGACCTGCGGGCCACCCTGGACGCGGCCCTGGAAACCCTGGGGGTAGCGGTCGAGTTGCGCGACTTCGAGACCCAGGGCCACACCGAGCGGGTCACCCACCTCGCCCTGACCTTTGGGGCCGCGCTGGGACTGTCTCCGGAGCGCCTGCTGGGGCTGCGGCAGGGCGCGGCCCTGCACGACATCGGCAAGCTGGGCGTGCCCGACGCGGTGCTGCTCAAGCCCGGCCGCCTGACTCCCGAAGAACGCCTGCTGATCGAGACCCACGCCCCGCGCGGGGCCGAACTCGCGGCCCGCATCCCCTTTCTGCACCCCGAGGCGCACGGGGTGGTCCGCTCGCACCACGAGCGCTGGGACGGCACGGGTTACCCGGATGGTCTGTGCGGTGAAGGCGTGCCGCTGCTCGCCCGCATCTTCGCCCTGTGCGACGTGTACGACGCGTTGACCAGCGACCGCCCCTACCGCGCGGCCCTGCCCCCGGAGGAGGCCCTCGCCATCCTGGAAGCTGGGCGCGGCACCCAGTTCGATCCGGCGCTCACGGACCGCTTCGTGGCCTTGCAACGGGCCGGGCGGTTCGGGCCGCCCTGGACCGCGCCCCTGCACGCCCCCCGCCACGAGGCGCCCCCACCCCCCCGCCTCCCGCAGCGGCCTGCGGCGGGCGAGGACTGA
- the udk gene encoding uridine kinase, with product MTSPFVIGVAGGSGSGKTTVTRRVIETVGAGSVAVLNQDNYYRAQDDIPFEARLTTNYDHPAAFDWALLREHLGALLAGVPIEMPEYDFTRHTRSAQTSRVLPAPVVVLEGFFALYDEEVRERMHLKVFVDADADVRFIRRLLRDTQERGRTPESVISQYLEFVRPMHLSFVEPTKRYADVIIPHGGMNEPALDMLAARIRTTV from the coding sequence GTGACCTCCCCCTTCGTGATCGGTGTGGCGGGCGGCTCGGGCAGCGGCAAGACCACCGTGACCCGCCGGGTGATCGAGACGGTGGGCGCGGGCAGCGTGGCCGTGCTGAACCAGGACAACTACTACCGGGCGCAGGACGACATCCCCTTCGAGGCCCGGCTGACCACCAACTACGACCACCCGGCGGCCTTTGACTGGGCGCTGCTGCGCGAGCACCTGGGGGCGCTGCTGGCGGGCGTGCCCATCGAGATGCCGGAATACGACTTCACCCGCCACACCCGCTCGGCCCAGACCAGCCGGGTGCTGCCTGCGCCCGTGGTCGTGCTGGAGGGCTTTTTCGCCCTGTACGACGAGGAGGTGCGGGAGCGGATGCACCTCAAGGTCTTCGTGGACGCCGACGCCGACGTGCGCTTTATCCGCCGGTTGCTGCGCGACACGCAGGAGCGCGGGCGCACTCCCGAGAGCGTGATCTCGCAGTATTTGGAGTTCGTGCGGCCCATGCACCTGTCTTTTGTGGAACCCACCAAGAGATATGCCGACGTGATTATCCCGCACGGCGGCATGAACGAGCCCGCGCTCGACATGCTGGCGGCGCGGATTCGCACGACGGTGTGA